The genomic window TACTTATTTAAACTGTCAAATTTTTACTAAGTCAATAATCTATTTATTTCCCCTGTGTGGTCAATTCCCCATTATTATATCTCCGCTATGGATACGCCAAGTGTCAGAACACCTTGGACATTTCCCTTTTCTCATAGCCACATTTTACCCTTTTAAGGTGGCTGTTTTCAGAGACCACCATAATTATACTTATAGGTATACAAAATGGCTGGGGAGATTGGCATAGTGCCTTGAATTTCAAAATTTTAGGGATAAATATCATAGAATTTTAGCACGCGTCCCCTCCACCCTCCCCCTAACCATTTTTCCCAGTGTCTTTTGAGGTGGTGGAGATGGAAGTATGGGTTTGAATTCAAGGATAGAGTTGGTTTCGGTAGGGGTTACAGGCGGGGGAGGTCGGCAGAAAATTTTTTTAATTTTTCTCTTGACCGCAAGGCGTTTGTCAATAATATTGATAGACAGTTTATTAAAGAAAGGAAAGACTATGGCAGAAAAGGTTAAACTGGCAATAAATGGGTTCGGCAGAATCGGTCGGCTGGTCGGTCGGCTGGTGGCAACCCATCCAAGGATTGAACTTGTGGGTGTGAATGACATCACCGATGCGGGGACACTCTCGCACCTTTTGCAATACGATTCGGTTCATGGCAGATTCAAGGAAAAGGTGAGTGCGGAGGGTGATGAGTTGGTGATTGCGGGCAGGAGGGCAAAGGTTTTTGCCGTCAAGAATCTTGTTGAGTTGCCCTGGAGAAGCCTGGGTGTTGATATTGTTCTTGAGTCAACCGGTCTTTACCGGAGTTATGAGAAGGCGAGCGGTCATCTGGCTGCTGGTGCGCGTAAGGTGGTCATCTCCGCACCGCCAAAGGGTGAGGGGATTAAGTCAATCGTGATGGGTGTGAATCAAAACTCCTATGACCCGAAAAATGACCACATCATCTCCAACGCATCGTGCACGACCAACTGTGTTGTGCCGGTGGCGAAGGTGCTGCATGAGCGTTTCAGAATCGTCAGGGGTTATATGACCACAGTTCACGCCTATACCAATGACCAGCGGATTCTTGATCTGCCCCATTCTGACCTGCGCCGGGCAAGGGCAGCAGCCCTCTCTATGATTCCGACATCAACCGGTGCGGCAAAACTCATCGGCGTCATCTTTCCGGAACTGAAGGGGAAGATTGACGGGATGGCGATAAGGGTGCCGACCCCGGATGTGTCCATCGTTGACCTTGCCTGTGTGGTGGAGAAAAAAACCAGTGTTGAGGAGGTCAATCTTGCCTTCAAACAGGCGGCAGAGGGGGAACTGAAAGGGATTTTACAGTACGAGACCGCGCCGTTGGTTTCGGTTGACCTTGTGGGCAATCCGCACTCGGCAATCCTTGATGCCGGGTTGACCGCGGTTGTTGATGGCAACTTGGTCAAGGTTTATGCCTGGTATGACAATGAGTTCGGCTATGCCTGCCGACTGGTTGACCTGATTGAATACATTGCGGAAAGGCTTTAGGGGATGCCCAAACTTTCGGTGAAGGCGCTTGACACACTCGGGAGAAGGGTTTTTGTGCGGGTGGATTTCAATTGCCCTTTGAATGAGCGGGGTGAGATTACCGATGACAGTCGAATTCGCGCGTCAGTGCCAACGATTGAGCTTCTACTAAATAAGGGGGCGACGGTTGTTTTGGGCTCACATTTGGGCAAACCAAAAGGCAAGCCTGACAAAAAATTCAGCCTTAAAGTGGTGGCGGAGCGTCTTGAACAACTTTTGGGCAAAAGGGTCTATTTTGCGCCGGACTGCGTTGGGTTTGAGGTGGTGAGGTTCCTCAAGGATGTGCCCGCTAAGGGTCTTGTCCTTTTAGAGAACCTGCGGTTTCATCCGGGTGAGGAAAGGAACAGCCCGGAATTTGCCAAGGCGCTGGCTTCACTGGTTGACCTCTATGTCAACGATGCCTTTGGAACTGCCCATCGGGCACATGCATCCACCGTTGGAATGGCAAGGTTTTTTTCGCAACCGGCTGCCGGTCTTCTCCTGGAAAAGGAGCTTTATTATCTTTCGCCTTTGCTTGGTAATCCTACTAGACCTTTTGTGGTGGTAATCGGGGGTGCCAAGGTTTCAGACAAGGCAGGGGTGATAAGGAATCTTTTACCTAAGGTGGACAGACTTTTGCTTGGTGGGGGTGTTGCCTTTAACTTTCTTTTAGCGCAGGGGGTTTCAATCGGCAGGTCAATATGTGAGCCCGATTTATTAAAAGATATTAGTGATCTGAAGGATGACCCGCGGCTGGTTGTACCGGTGGATGTGGTGGTGGCAAAAAATGCCGGTGTTTTGGAAGGCAAAAATGTGAGGGTGGAGGAGATTGGACCAGAGGATATTGGGCTGGATATTGGCAAGGAGACCGCTGGCATCTTCAGTGAGATAATTACGGGGGCAAAGACGGTTGTTTGGGCAGGACCTATGGGTATGTTTGAGAAAGAGCCGTTTGCCCAGGGGACATTTGCTGTTGCTGAAGCGATGGCAAGGGCGACAGCATTAGGGGCAACAACGATTGTCGGTGGCGGCGATACCGGGGCGGCGGTGAGAAGGGCGGGATTGGACAATAGGATGAGCCACATCTCAACCGGTGGTGGAGCAACACTTGAGTTTCTTGAGGGGAAGGTACTGCCGGGTGTTGCCGTTTTGGCTGAGGCGGAGTGATGCAGAGGCGCCTACTTATTGCCGGTAACTGGAAGATGAACAAGGGTGTGAATGAGGCAAGGTTGTTTGTTCAGGAGTTGGTGAAGAGGGTGGGCGATTCTTTGAATTGCGAGGTGGCGGTTTTTCCCCCTTTTACCTCAATTCCGGCGGTGGCTGATGTTTTGCGGGAAAGTCATATTACCTATGGTGCGCAGAATATGCACTGGGAGGAGAAGGGTGCTTTTACCGGTGAGGTTTCTCCGGTTTTTTTGAAGGAGCTTGGGTGCACCTACTGTATTATCGGTCATTCGGAAAGGCGCCACTTTTTCGGTGAGGGTGATGAGGCGTGTAACCTCAAGGTGCGGGCAGCCATTGCTTATGGTCTGAGACCGATTCTCTGCTGCGGTGAGACCCTGCAGGAGCGGCAGGGTGGTGAGACTATCAGCGTCATCAGGCGCCAACTGGAAAAAGGCTTAAAGGGGATTGCCCAGCCAGAATTTGAAATTGCCTATGAGCCGGTATGGGCGATTGGCACAGGTCAGAATGCCACTCCAGAGCAGGCACAGGAGGTTCATTCCTATATAAGGCGTTGGCTTGAAGATAACCTGCCCCTTGGGGCAAAGGATGTGCGAATTATCTATGGAGGGAGTGTAAAACCTGAAAATGTTAGGGATCTCCTGCAGGAACCTGAAATTGACGGTGTTTTGGTGGGGGGCGCCAGTCTCGACCTGGATGATTTTGTGGCGATTGTCAATGCTTGCACTGGTCAAAAAGGGAAATGACAACTCTTGACTTCTGTTTTGAAGGAGTTAAAATTTAATTTGTAAAGGAGAAGATGATATGTATGCGGTACTGATATTTCTGCATCTGTTAGTGGCAATCCTTTTGGTGCTGGTTGTGTTAATACAGCAACCCCAAAAGGGTGGCTTAGGTACAATATTCGGCGGTGGTGAATCGATTTTTGGCGGCGGCGGCGCGGCCCCATTTATGGCGAAGATTACAAGCGCGCTGGCGGTGGC from candidate division WOR-3 bacterium includes these protein-coding regions:
- the gap gene encoding type I glyceraldehyde-3-phosphate dehydrogenase; amino-acid sequence: MAEKVKLAINGFGRIGRLVGRLVATHPRIELVGVNDITDAGTLSHLLQYDSVHGRFKEKVSAEGDELVIAGRRAKVFAVKNLVELPWRSLGVDIVLESTGLYRSYEKASGHLAAGARKVVISAPPKGEGIKSIVMGVNQNSYDPKNDHIISNASCTTNCVVPVAKVLHERFRIVRGYMTTVHAYTNDQRILDLPHSDLRRARAAALSMIPTSTGAAKLIGVIFPELKGKIDGMAIRVPTPDVSIVDLACVVEKKTSVEEVNLAFKQAAEGELKGILQYETAPLVSVDLVGNPHSAILDAGLTAVVDGNLVKVYAWYDNEFGYACRLVDLIEYIAERL
- a CDS encoding phosphoglycerate kinase: MPKLSVKALDTLGRRVFVRVDFNCPLNERGEITDDSRIRASVPTIELLLNKGATVVLGSHLGKPKGKPDKKFSLKVVAERLEQLLGKRVYFAPDCVGFEVVRFLKDVPAKGLVLLENLRFHPGEERNSPEFAKALASLVDLYVNDAFGTAHRAHASTVGMARFFSQPAAGLLLEKELYYLSPLLGNPTRPFVVVIGGAKVSDKAGVIRNLLPKVDRLLLGGGVAFNFLLAQGVSIGRSICEPDLLKDISDLKDDPRLVVPVDVVVAKNAGVLEGKNVRVEEIGPEDIGLDIGKETAGIFSEIITGAKTVVWAGPMGMFEKEPFAQGTFAVAEAMARATALGATTIVGGGDTGAAVRRAGLDNRMSHISTGGGATLEFLEGKVLPGVAVLAEAE
- the tpiA gene encoding triose-phosphate isomerase — translated: MQRRLLIAGNWKMNKGVNEARLFVQELVKRVGDSLNCEVAVFPPFTSIPAVADVLRESHITYGAQNMHWEEKGAFTGEVSPVFLKELGCTYCIIGHSERRHFFGEGDEACNLKVRAAIAYGLRPILCCGETLQERQGGETISVIRRQLEKGLKGIAQPEFEIAYEPVWAIGTGQNATPEQAQEVHSYIRRWLEDNLPLGAKDVRIIYGGSVKPENVRDLLQEPEIDGVLVGGASLDLDDFVAIVNACTGQKGK
- the secG gene encoding preprotein translocase subunit SecG — protein: MYAVLIFLHLLVAILLVLVVLIQQPQKGGLGTIFGGGESIFGGGGAAPFMAKITSALAVAFMLTSLGLVLLSARRIQPRSSTSLLRTRSVNVVEMEREDVRSCENWWFSIPG